Proteins encoded in a region of the Zea mays cultivar B73 chromosome 2, Zm-B73-REFERENCE-NAM-5.0, whole genome shotgun sequence genome:
- the LOC103648085 gene encoding uncharacterized protein: MPRVRLIDVENTFDAARKILHHVEYKYKEKKVFYFEGWDGMGASAALKEAAKRLKSSASKFDSVLHLDCSLWKSRRALQKAIAEEIKLPHSVMAILSQHDKEDDFDGVEEGARKEVQEINTHTYRKLSTVNRLVVVFHNGSGSFIDLSEFGIPLNRNFKGDVLLWTMQGRFSYNIYEKIYENIPNMVYLYVHRDIVQLDDTSLWGIVNEEAKEVAQYTGIMDHMVVVACILYTWKLKDMGNIDWDTHASNYWVCDGIIQGSSSSEAWAWKVGDALQRNTQLDWRRSYMHEFFSSSAIEMQMQHHLPRPPVICCTSKIISVPAEATSFFLQPKYEDEESPSRGVVTVDTTIQLPASMFKHSASNLRVLHLSRCTFRFASPPFLYCSNLRFLRLHRCEDDGTSITPTEGKELDDQSGAWRACFGKLRVMDLSYTQWCWLLSERMMNIMANLRELNAKGIKNLSTSHLRGCGSLIKLRVEDGSVDGQRLILENSVALEQAVLTNDAKDEGATVDRIRNISFRGCAQLRSILLRGLFCCLHELDLSCTSVETVNLRKVQAQRLKRLILLGCQKLRAILWPLSTSSIAKTLDVFCVSTTPSMTASGQEWPRLCKWEEKRKEANSASTTESSSLDRNWYICVRDARLLRSLQIFRTYENNRFSLGWPTRVEFTTPPASGDLVAAQGVSILQQTIHVVDVYARDMITHNQLIHDEDATAGDEDGEGAIHWMWDCPMTRTMHGHGWYIHVQAEDDEQEGEGGEAQDKTGGTWSMPPSFICTSADVVHVHDCMSITFGISLSYITSWNELHWCRVERCPMLRSVFTAFSEGKENDVSSDSWLIFQNLTTFWASHLPMAKHIWNWSPRAYPSAYSFQQLQFLHLDYCPRVIFVLPLDSNMSLPQLETLEIICCGDLREIFRSWDPRLENQEEVVKHFPKLRRIHLHNLPTLRGICGRMMSSPMLETINVTGCPALRRLPAVGGRLAQPPTVVCEKDWWDGLEWDGLEAKHHPSLFRPKHSCHYRKPKLLRGSVLR, translated from the exons GTAAGGTTGATTGACGTGGAGAACACGTTTGATGCAGCTAGAAAAATACTCCATCATGTGGAGTATAAATATAAGGAAAAAAAGGTGTTCTACTTTGAAGGCTGGGATGGAATGGGTGCATCTGCTGCTCTCAAGGAAGCAGCAAAACGCCTAAAATCTTCAGCATCAAAGTTTGACAGTGTTCTCCATTTGGATTGCTCATTATGGAAAAGTAGGAGGGCCCTACAGAAGGCTATCGCCGAGGAGATAAAGCTCCCCCATTCAGTGATGGCCATCTTGAGCCAGCATGACAAGGAGGATGATTTCGACGGTGTAGAAGAAGGCGCTAGAAAGGAGGTACAGGAAATCAATACGCATACCTACAGAAAGCTATCCACCGTCAATAGATTAGTTGTGGTCTTCCATAATGGAAGTGGTAGCTTCATTGACCTGAGCGAGTTTGGTATCCCACTGAACCGAAACTTCAAAGGTGATGTGTTGTTGTGGACAATGCAAGGGAGGTTTAGCTACAATATATATGAAAAAATATATGAAAATATTCCTAATATGGTGTATCTTTATGTGCATCGTGATATAGTGCAATTAGATGACACTTCATTGTGGGGCATTGTGAATGAGGAAGCTAAGGAGGTTGCTCAGTACACGGGTATCATGGACCACATGGTAGTGGTGGCATGCATCCTGTACACGTGGAAGCTAAAAGACATGGGTAACATAGATTGGGATACCCATGCTTCAAACTACTGGGTTTGTGATGGCATTATACAAGGCAGTAGTAGCTCGGAAGCATGGGCTTGGAAGGTTGGTGATGCACTACAGAGAAACACACAGTTGGACtggagaaggtcttatatgcATGAATTCTTTTCATCCTCAGCTATTGAGATGCAGATGCAGCATCATTTACCACGACCTCCAGTGATTTGTTGCACTTCCAAGATTATTAGTGTGcctgctgaagcaacttcctttttTCTACAACCAAAATATGAAGATGAAGAATCTCCCTCTAGAGGGGTTGTTACTGTTGACACAACAATACAATTACCAGCTTCTATGTTCAAACATTCAGCCAGTAATCTGCGTGTGCTGCATCTCTCTCGATGCACCTTTAGATTTGCATCACCACCATTCCTCTACTGCAGCAACCTAAGGTTCCTCCGCCTTCACCGTTGCGAGGACGATGGCACAAGTATCACACCAACAGAGGGCAAGGAACTTGACGACCAGAGTGGAGCATGGAGGGCTTGCTTCGGGAAGCTGCGAGTAATGGATTTGAGCTACACCCAATGGTGCTGGTTGCTGTCAGAAAGGATGATGAACATAATGGCCAACCTCAGAGAGTTGAATGCAAAGGGAATCAAGAACTTGAGCACAAGTCATCTACGTGGTTGTGGCAGCCTTATCAAGCTTCGAGTAGAAGACGGCAGCGTTGACGGACAAAGATTAATACTTGAGAACTCTGTTGCACTGGAACAAGCCGTCCTCACCAACGATGCTAAAGATGAAGGTGCTACAGTTGATAGGATACGCAACATCTCCTTTCGTGGTTGTGCTCAGTTGAGGAGTATATTGTTGAGAGGATTATTTTGTTGCCTCCATGAGTTGGACCTCTCTTGCACATCTGTGGAAACCGTCAACTTGCGAAAGGTACAAGCCCAGAGATTGAAGCGGCTCATCCTACTTGGGTGCCAGAAGCTCCGTGCAATACTATGGCCACTGAGCACCTCATCTATTGCTAAGACCTTGGATGTGTTTTGTGTGAGCACCACCCCATCCATGACAGCATCAGGACAGGAGTGGCCGCGTCTATGTAAATGGGAAGAAAAGAGGAAGGAGGCTAACTCTGCTTCTACTACAGAATCCTCATCCTTGGACAGAAACTGGTACATTTGTGTAAGGGATGCGAGGCTCCTCCGGTCGCTACAAATCTTTCGTACCTATGAAAACAATCGTTTTTCCCTTGGCTGGCCTACACGTGTGGAGTTCACTACACCACCAGCATCAGGTGATCTTGTTGCTGCTCAAGGAGTCAGTATCTTGCAGCAGACTATACATGTTGTAGATGTATATGCAAGAGATATGATCACCCATAACCAACTTATTCATGATGAGGATGCAACTGCTGGTGATGAGGACGGTGAAGGAGCGATCCACTggatgtgggattgcccaatgacCCGGACGATGCATGGTCATGGCTGGTATATTCACGTACAAGCAGAGGATGATGAGCAGGAGGGAGAGGGTGGTGAAGCACAGGACAAGACAGGTGGAACATGGTCAATGCCCCCTAGTTTTATATGCACAAGTGCTGATGTTGTGCATGTGCATGATTGCATGTCCATCACCTTCGGCATCTCTCTGTCATATATTACCTCATGGAATGAACTTCATTGGTGCCGAGTTGAAAGGTGCCCCATGTTGCGATCTGTCTTCACTGCCTTTTCTGAAGGAAAAGAAAATGATGTTTCTAGTGATTCATGGCTGATATTTCAAAACCTGACAACATTCTGGGCATCACACCTCCCGATGGCAAAGCACATCTGGAACTGGAGTCCAAGAGCTTATCCATCTGCATACTCCTTTCAACAGCTCCAGTTCTTGCACCTGGACTACTGCCCGAGGGTCATCTTCGTGCTCCCCTTGGACTCGAATATGTCGCTGCCTCAGCTTGAGACCCTAGAGATCATTTGTTGCGGTGATCTTAGGGAGATCTTTCGCTCATGGGATCCCAGGCTCGAGAACCAAGAGGAGGTTGTCAAGCATTTCCCCAAGCTACGACGCATCCACCTCCACAACCTCCCGACGCTGCGCGGCATTTGTGGCCGCATGATGTCTTCACCAATGCTCGAGACTATCAATGTCACAGGCTGTCCAGCACTCAGGCGTTTACCGGCGGTCGGCGGCCGTCTCGCGCAGCCACCCACAGTGGTGTGCGAGAAGGACTGGTGGGATGGCCTCGAGTGGGATGGGTTGGAGGCCAAGCACCACCCTTCCCTCTTCCGCCCCAAGCACTCATGCCACTACAGGAAGCCCAAGCTTCTTAGAGGCAGCGTCCTCAG GTAA